In Scleropages formosus chromosome 10, fSclFor1.1, whole genome shotgun sequence, a single genomic region encodes these proteins:
- the eif4g1a gene encoding eukaryotic translation initiation factor 4 gamma 1 isoform X3 — protein sequence MNKAPQPIAGPPAAPHPAPSPGLSQATYPPGQPPSVVFGPPPPQMNTAPQPRQGGFRSLQPFYQNRPTLPSSTPRVPASGSARSVAPTHVYQHNSPMVMIPQQSLTFSNSQAPAYFIPSGQQYRSTYVTATQQYPVATGTPSFYPGSSPAEYGAYYSPQPQYPPSVPAAPVMMNPPQQQQQQPPPPQQIPTKRERKQIRIRDPNQGGRDITEEIMSGGRTTSTPTPPQSALGLDASSIQTNGENMGPASIQLDEQVKPAPCVAVPLPSKSPELQKADVSSTASTLSEDEMYTDTKVALSPDVPVPPGEMPDNTNVPTNGSTAPVSDSIDASTGPLTNIAPQQDATVATETAIESPVANVEPSTDEEPETVEKKAGEVLLEPEQLVVEMPLAANGVEPASTPEQVESPPPQPEAPLESPIAEPEELQLVNGMSAIGSRVATCTPEFPTVCDVSPIAEPDVPQAQTPPLVVPMPPIIPAADVTPLLETPAPVAESTVTATTTDAAPAVSEREDTPSPQSSPAGETSMQAAVSVPKKKRKMKDLNKKEAVGDLLDAFKEEQVVDTRPESEESQTLAPPVDAEESHPAPPTAEEVDETWEEKEDKLDAENIEPKAHKPSDQKYQYKEEQWKPINPEEKKKYDREFLLGFQFISASMHKPEGLPQISDVVLDKANKTPLRPLDPSRLTGMNCSPDFTPSFANLGRPVGSRGPPSVMGGPRRSQQGQRKEPRKIIASVSLNDDVQLNKAKKAWKPTVRKQVASTEEGDDPEMLRTQELFRRVRSILNKLTPQMFQQLMKQVTELTIDTEERLKGVIDLIFEKAISEPNFSVAYANMCRCLMGLKVSTTDKPGTTVNFRKLLLNRCQKEFEKDKDDDEVFEKKQKELDAATGEEEKQRLKEELEEAKDKARRRSLGNIKFIGELFKLRMLTEPIMHDCIVKLLKNHDEESLECLCRLLSTIGKDLDFEKAKPRMDQYFNQMEKIIKERKTSSRIRFMLQDVLDLRRNNWVPRRGDQGPKTIEQIHKEAELEEHREQIKVQQQLLSKKDVRSSGRSGLHPSGGRSSLPQDEGWNTVPISKNRPIDTSRLSKITKPGAVDFNNQLLAPGGKGSWGSWGKGSSGGSGSKTESASDSARPATSTLNRFSALQQSSSSSTMSSSDSDRRLPQRTSSSRDRGERSDRFDRADRLDRGGDRFDRRDGRGPDRGDRNRPPVTKRSYSRETDDRSRERERGPTDPVRRVSSMTEERDRSSRDRARSKETVKREATPTAAPAPPKPSMSEEELEKKSTAIIEEYLHINDMKEALQCVQELNCPTLLFVFVRIGIESTLERSTIAREHMGLLLHQLVKAGILSSEQYYRGLREILEVAEDMAIDIPHIWLYLAEIITPMLHEGGIAMGPLFRELSKPLVPLGKAGVLLVEILTLLCKGMSHKKAGTLWREAGLSWKDFLPADEDVNKFVTEKKVEFTLGEDSEKMSAKELSPEEISKQLDRLFQEKADNQRVFDWVEANLDEQQIASNAFVRAVMTSVCQSAIICENPYKVDAVQITQRAKLLQKYLSDEQKELQALYALQALMVKMEQPANLLRMFFDTLYDEDVIKEDAFYKWESSKDPAEQQGKGVALKSVTAFFTWLREAEDESDNS from the exons ATGAATAAAGCCCCGCAACCTATAGCAGGACCCCCCGcagccccacaccctgccccctcccctgGACTCTCACAG GCCACCTATCCTCCTGGACAGCCCCCTTCTGTCGTCTTtggccccccacccccacagatGAACACAGCACCGCAGCCTCGTCAG GGAGGATTCAGATCACTGCAG CCATTCTACCAGAACCGGCCCACACTGCCCAGCAGCACCCCACGGGTCCCAGCCAGCGGCTCGGCGCGGTCTGTGGCCCCCACACACGTTTACCAGCACAACTCGCCGATGGTGATGATTCCTCAACAGTCTCTGACCTTCAGCAACTCCCAGGCCCCTGCCTACTTCATCCCTTCCGGGCAG CAGTACCGATCGACCTATGTGACTGCGACACAGCAGTACCCAGTTGCCACGGGAACACCCAGCTTCTACCCTGGATCCAGCCCGGCAGAATATG GAGCCTACTATTCGCCCCAGCCACAGTACCCCCCTTCAGTGCCAGCAGCACCAGTCATGATGAACcccccacagcagcagcagcagcagccacccCCACCACAGCAGATCCCCACCAAGAGGGAACGCAAGCAG ATTAGAATACGCGACCCTAACCAGGGAGGGCGTGACATCACAGAAGAGATCATGTCGGGAGGCCGAACTACatccaccccaacccccccacag TCTGCTCTCGGCTTGGATGCCAGCAGCATACAGACCAACGGTGAGAACATGGGTCCTGCTTCCATCCAGCTGG ATGAACAAGTGAAACCTGCGCCTTGTGTGGCTGTCCCCCTGCCATCAAAGAGCCCCGAGCTCCAAAAGGCTGATGTGAGCTCCACGGCGTCCACCCTTTCTGAGGATGAAATGTACACGGACACCAAGGTGGCGCTCTCACCAGACGTGCCTGTTCCCCCCGGAGAGATGCCTGACAACACTAATGTCCCCACTAATGGCTCCACTGCGCCGGTGAGCGACAGCATTGATGCCTCCACAGGTCCCCTCACTAACATCGCCCCTCAGCAGGATGCCACTGTTGCCACGGAGACAGCTATTGAGTCTCCAGTTGCCAACGTGGAGCCAAGCACTGATGAGGAGCCGGAGACGGTGGAAAAGAAGGCAGGGGAGGTGCTGCTCGAACCTGAGCAGCTTGTTGTGGAGATGCCCTTGGCTGCTAATGGCGTGGAGCCTGCCTCCACCCCGGAACAAGTGGaaagcccccctccccagccaGAGGCCCCCCTGGAGTCTCCCATTGCTGAGCCtgaggagctgcagctggtCAACGGCATGTCTGCCATAGGGTCCCGGGTCGCAACTTGCACCCCTGAGTTCCCAACAGTGTGTGACGTGAGCCCCATCGCCGAACCCGATGTCCCGCAGGCGCAGACACCCCCTCTTGTGGTGCCAATGCCACCAATCATTCCCGCAGCGGATGTTACGCCACTTTTGGAAACGCCAGCTCCAGTTGCAGAGTCTACAGTGACCGCAACGACCACAGACGCAGCTCCAGCAGTGAGTGAGAGGGAGGATACACCGTCACCACAGAGCTCCCCTGCAGGGGAGACCTCTATGcaag CTGCTGTCTCTGTGccaaagaagaagaggaagatgaaggaCTTGAACAAAAAGGAGGCTGTTGGAGATCTCTTGGATGCCTTCAAAGAG GAGCAGGTAGTAGACACCCGCCCGGAGTCAGAGGAGTCCCAAACCCTGGCTCCCCCTGTAGATGCTGAAGAGTCTCACCCAGCCCCTCCCACTGCTGAAGAAGTGGATGAAACCTGGGAGGAAAAGGAAGACAAGCTGGATGCTGAAAACATCGAACCGAAGGCCCACAAGCCTTCGGATCAAAAGTACCAGTATAAAGAAG AGCAATGGAAGCCCATAAACccagaagagaagaagaaatatGACCGTGAATTCCTGCTGGGCTTTCAGTTCATCAGTGCCAGCATGCACAAGCCTGAAGGGCTGCCACAGATCAGCGACGTGGTCCTGGACAAG GCCAACAAGACACCCCTGCGACCTCTGGATCCCAGCCGCCTGACGGGCATGAACTGCAGCCCAGATTTCACGCCATCTTTCGCGAACCTCGGAAGGCCTGTCGGCAGCCGCGGCCCA CCTTCTGTGATGGGGGGCCCCCGTCGTTCTCAGCAGGGTCAGCGCAAGGAGCCTCGTAAGATCATAGCCAGTGTGTCACTCAATGACGACGTGCAGTTGAACAAGGCGAAGAAGGCCTGGAAGCCCACCGTACGGAAGCAAGTCGCCAGCACCGAGGAGGGCGATGATCCTGAGATGCTGCGCACACAAGAGCTCTTCCGCCGCGTCAGGAGTATCCTCAACAAGCTTACGCCCCAGATGTTCCAGCAGCTGATGAAGCAGGTGACCGAGCTCACCATCGACACGGAGGAGCGGCTCAAGGGCGTTATCGACCTCATCTTTGAGAAGGCCATCTCGGAGCCCAACTTCTCCGTCGCCTACGCCAACATGTGCCGTTGCCTCATGGGG CTCAAAGTCTCCACCACCGACAAGCCGGGAACCACTGTGAACTTCCGCAAGCTGCTGCTCAACCGCTGCCAGAAGGAGTTTGAAAAGGACAAGGATGATGATGAGGTCtttgagaagaagcagaaggagcTGGATGCTGCGACTGGG GAAGAGGAGAAGCAGCGTCTCAAGGAGGAGCTTGAGGAGGCCAAGGACAAGGCGAGGCGGCGGTCGCTCGGCAATATTAAGTTCATCGGTGAGCTTTTCAAGTTGAGGATGCTCACGGAGCCCATCATGCATGACTGCATTGTCAAGCTTCTGAAGAACCACGACGAGGAGTCGCTTGAGTGCCTCTGCCGCCTTCTCTCCACTATTGGCAAGGATCTGGACTTTGAGAAGGCCAAG CCACGTATGGACCAGTATTTCAACCAGATGGAGAAGATCATCAAGGAGAGGAAGACTTCGTCCCGAATCCGCTTCATGCTGCAGGACGTGCTGGACCTCAGACGG AACAACTGGGTCCCAAGGAGGGGTGACCAGGGGCCGAAGACCATTGAGCAGATTCACAAGGAAGCcgagctggaggagcacaggGAGCAAATCAAGGttcagcagcagctcctgtcCAAGAAGGACGTCCGCAGCAGTGGTCGGAGTGGCCTCCACCCATCAGGAGGACGCAGCAGTCTGCCACAGGATGAGGGCTGGAACACGGTGCCCATCTCCAAAAACCGGCCTATTGACACTAGTCGCCTCAGCAAGATCACCAAG CCTGGAGCTGTAGACTTCAACAACCAGCTTCTTGCCCCTGGGGGCAAGGGTTCGTGGGGTAGCTGGGGCAAGGGCAGCAGTGGTGGCTCTGGTTCCAAGACTGAATCAG CCTCTGATTCAGCACGCCCTGCCACGAGCACTCTGAACCGTTTCTCAGCGCTGCAGCAGTCCTCTTCATCTTCCACAATGTCGTCCTCTGACTCCGACCGCAGGCTCCCTCAGAG GACCAGTTCCAGCCGTGACCGTGGGGAGCGCAGTGACCGCTTTGACCGTGCGGATCGCCTGGACCGTGGCGGTGACCGCTTCGATCGCCGTGACGGCAGAGGTCCAGATAGAGGCGATAGAAACCGCCCACCTGTCACCAAGAGGAGCTACAGCAGGGAGACGGACGACCGCAGCAGAGAACGGGAGCGTGGCCCCACCGACCCCGTGCGCCGCGTGTCCAGCATGACTGAGGAACGCGACCGCAGCAGCCGCGACCGGGCCAGGAGCAAGGAGACGG TGAAACGGGAGGCCACGCCCACTGCAGCGCCTGCCCCCCCCAAGCCTTCCATGAGTgaggaagagctggagaagAAGTCGACCGCCATCATTGAGGAGTACCTGCACATCAATGACATGAAG GAGgcactgcagtgtgtgcaggAGCTAAACTGCCCAACACTCCTTTTCGTGTTTGTGCGAATCGGCATCGAGTCGACGCTCGAGCGCAGCACTATCGCCCGCGAGCACATgggcctgctgctccaccaaCTGGTGAAGGCAGGAATCCTGTCCTCGGAGCAGTACTACCGCGG GCTGCGTGAGATCCTGGAGGTGGCTGAGGACATGGCCATCGACATCCCCCACATCTGGCTGTACCTGGCCGAGATCATCACCCCGATGCTGCACGAGGGGGGCATTGCCATGGGTCCGCTCTTCAG GGAGCTGTCGAAGCCTCTTGTCCCACTAGGGAAGGCAGGGGTGCTGCTGGTGGAGATCCTTACCTTATTGTGCAAGGGAATG AGCCATAAGAAAGCTGGCACACTGTGGAGAGAAGCAGGCCTGAGCTGGAAAGACTTCCTGCCAGCAGATGAGGATGTGAACAAGTTTGTGACAGAGAAG AAAGTGGAGTTCACACTGGGGGAGGACTCCGAGAAGATGAGCGCAAAAGAGCTGTCGCCTGAGGAGATCAGCAAACAGCTGGACAGGCTCTTCCAGGAGAAGGCGGACAATCAGCGTGTGTTTGACTGGGTTGAG GCCAACCTGGACGAGCAGCAGATCGCCTCCAATGCGTTTGTGCGTGCCGTGATGACCTCTGTGTGTCAATCGGCCATCATCT GTGAGAACCCCTACAAGGTGGATGCAGTGCAGATTACCCAGAGGGCCAAGCTTTTGCAGAAGTACTTGAGCGACGAGCAGAAGGAGCTGCAGGCGCTCTACGCTCTCCAAGCCCTCATGGTGAAGATGGAGCAGCCAGCGA ACCTGCTGCGGATGTTCTTCGACACGCTGTATGACGAGGACGTCATCAAGGAGGACGCCTTCTACAAGTGGGAATCGAGCAAAGACCCTGCCGAGCAGCAGGGCAAAGGCGTCGCCCTCAAGTCCGTCACGGCCTTCTTCACCTGGCTGCGGGAGGCCGAGGACGAGTCTGACAACAGCTAG